Part of the Gramella sp. Hel_I_59 genome, TTAGTGCGTTCACCGCATTCAGACTGCTTTTACCGGTACTTATAAGGTCTTCAATAACGACAACGCTTTGTCCCTGCTCCAGGTTTCCCTCGATCTGGTTTTTTCTACCATGGCTTTTTGGTTCAGGCCGCACATAGACAAATGGAAGACTTAGATATTCTGCTACCAGCATTCCAATTCCTATTGCACCGGTCGCAACTCCAGCAATAACATCTGCTTTGCCGTATTTCAATTCAATTTGCTTGGCGAAATGCTCTCTAACATAGTTTCTTATGCTAGGATAGGAAAGAATGATTCTGTTATCGCAGTAGATTGGCGACTTCCAGCCGCTAG contains:
- the pyrE gene encoding orotate phosphoribosyltransferase; this translates as MILNKETAKKTAELLMQIKAIKLEPQEPFTWASGWKSPIYCDNRIILSYPSIRNYVREHFAKQIELKYGKADVIAGVATGAIGIGMLVAEYLSLPFVYVRPEPKSHGRKNQIEGNLEQGQSVVVIEDLISTGKSSLNAVNALKEAGANVKGMFAIFTYGFDASEENFKAAEIELHTLSDYDHLIDTAHNTNYINTEEADILRTWRKDPANWKP